Sequence from the Cololabis saira isolate AMF1-May2022 chromosome 9, fColSai1.1, whole genome shotgun sequence genome:
AGAGCAATTGACTGTTGAAAATACAAAAATGATCACAGGTAAAAAGATGATAAAAGTTGGCTCAGCAGTACATTTTTAGACAGAGTTAAAGATGCTGGTTGAACGTTTACATGCAGGCCATAATCCActgaagtgtttttattttctcctacaGATTATGGTAGTACTTGTGTACAGTTTAGCACAGCTTCCTATTTAACATGTAAACATAGAAGTGGTTACTCCCAGTGTCCCAGAGCGTCTTGCACGACGGTCTAAGTGGTTCCACATTTATAACAGTTCATGAAAAATACAAGATATGTTGAAAGACAACTTGAAAAACAACCAATGGAAAAGAAGTTAGACGTTCATAGCAATCCTTATTGTCTGTCTTTTGACCTAAAATTGAACATatcaaatgacaaaaaaaacaaaaaacaaaaagaaaacattttatcacacttttataacatttttttaaccaGTTATAACCACTTGATATAGCGATACCACATCTAACCACAAGGAGGCATATAGATCTGCCGTGTTAACAAAAGAGTAAATTGCAATATGTTGTGGTGATATTATAAACCACATGTCTTATAATATCACCTGTCCCACTACAGCGGAAATCTGTTGTATCTTGTACCTGGTGCTAACGCATGAACTTTTCTTGGGATATGCTGTCCCCACATGGAGAGAAGTGGTGCTGCTGCTTTATTAAGAGGGAAAAGAGAGATCTTAGACATTCAGATCAAATATCAGCCACTGTTCCAGTAGAAATACATAACAAAATCCAAATAGATGTTCATTCCCATTAAATATTTTGAGATTAGAggatgtcttaaaaaaaaaaacatctggtcACCAGTAAGAAAACATTCAGAATTTGCACcaaagtaaaatattttgttctttatttcccCACAGGCTATTTGTACATGTGTACTAAACATTATAGCCCATATTTTATCTGCATTGTTAGTAAGGAAATTAGACCAActcaggatgttttttttttactagaaCCAGGCTTAGCAGTTACCCAAGAGCAACATAAAGCTGTGGTAATGGGAAAGAGTCAAGTAGCCTCACAAGTACCCTGCTTCCAATTGCCTATTATCAAAATCTGAAAatgtgatggaaaaaaaatcactaaACAGTAGTATAAAGACCACATTTTTCCCTCTTGTGCAAAAAATACCTTCACACAAAGCAGCATTGTCTCATTTCAAATAACACAaatttaacaatttaacaattttcTCTTTTATGGCAGTAATGTGGGATGCTGTAACCTTACACAGGGTTGGCAGATACTCATGGAAAACCAGTTTTCAACTCAAGATCAACACTAAAACTGCAGCTGAAAGATCTCTTGGCAGTTACTGTTCTTCCCCTCTGCTTTATCGCATGTCAGCCAGATTGTGGTGGATGGGTGACTGTGTTAGTAACGCAAACACCAGTGTTTACAGAGTGAAAAAGCATGATTGTTTCTTGAGTGTGATGCTTAAAAACAGAGttcttttttaaaggtattggtAAACAAAAGCAGATGTTTGACACTAGGCTATTTAAGCCATGTGCAAAAGTGAGTCACCCTTTAGttaacctgtgttttattttactgtttctttttcattattatcattactattTCAATCAAAccataatgaaaactgatcAGGATGGATCTTAGTATTAGCTAAATACAGCCTCAGATGAAAaacaatatgacttttttttcagtACGCAATTATTTATCTAAcataaacaacaccaaaaaattaaaaacaatccTGTGGGCAACACTAAGTACCCCCATGATTCAATAGCTCGGAGATCCACCTCTAGCAGTAACAACTATTCAGTTCAAGTAATTACGGTCTCTGAATGTGGGTTGTTTCCAGAATTAGACAAATATACTTTACTCTGGCACAAAGAAAGCCCCTTCACAAGACCACGCTGGCTGTGGGGCAGTTGTTGGCTGCGATGCCGATGCGACGGCGGCATGTGAACATTTTGCGGAGCTCTGCGCGGAAGCGGTCGTGCAGCCAAGCGTAGAGGAAAGGGTTGCAGCAAGATGAACTCATGGCACAGAGGTGACAGAGAAGCTGGATGAGCAGGAAGTAGCGCTTGTCAATCAAATCGATATCTATGTCACGCAAAATGTTGAACACGTTGATGGGCATCCAGCAGATGCCAAAGGCTGCCACCACCAGACTCACCAGCCGGAACGTCTTGCGCTTGCGCATGCGCTGAGCctccgcctggctctgggtgtgGTGGCCAGGTATGACGCAGCTGCGGAGTTTGACTGAGATGCACAAGTAAGAGATGCAGAGAGCAGATAGAGGCAGGACATAGGTGATTAAGAGGGTGCTGTAGGCGTAAACCAGCCGCTCCCTCTCTTGACCCATCCAGAACTCCTCACAGATGATGAAGCCTTCTTTCTTAAACTCCACATGGTAGGTGTGGGCCACGGCCGGGGCCACCAGACCGCAGGACAGCAGCCAGATCCCAGACAAAAGGTAGGTGCACGCCAATACTGAGATGCGCTTCTTCAGTGGGTGCACTGTGGCATAGTATCTGAGACAAAGCAGAACAATTGAGTAgtagaagattgatttaaaaaaatggaaaatgagAGGCATGGGATGGGGAGCGGGCACAACAGTCTTTAATATGTGCTTGTAAGCTTTATAATACGCAAATTACTATATTCTATTAAACCACATAgattaaacatgtttaaaaggAACCAAAGTACAAAGGCACTGCAGAACTGTCTCTCTGTATTTGGCCTTCGAAACATCAAATCCATTTGAgctctactgctgcatccaaGGTCAGATAGAGTAGGAACTGTGCTACAGAGCAACATGATTGAGAAACACAGatttatatacaaatacacCAAAATGAAGGTGTTAGGGGATATCTTTTCAGAGCTGCAGGGTACAGTGAGCAAACCCTGAAACAACAGTTCTCACAGTTTTAAAAGTCTTCAGCAAATAACAATTACAGGTAGAAAAATCATTGCAGGATTTGTTATACTCAAAGCATCAGTAGCATTCCTATCTTCCATACTGCAGTTCGGTGCTCACTGCTGCTATGGAAACTCAATAATCCGCTACATCGAGGTACATCTAATACTATAACTGTGCAGTTTTTCTCAAGATATAAAAGCATTCATTCAGAGCCACATGTATGTAGTATCTTGGTTTTAAAAGAGTAACTGCAATGGTTTCGTAGAATGTTTAaagcttaaagagcatattgcaggttggagacccctgtgaatcaatgtgtaggaaaataatgtaggaactgaattttcattgaaatacgcataaatatatactacagtgacctccagagttgtttttgtgagagtattttacttccgcatctgaaaaagctgaaccggaagtgacgtggcatcagggagcgcggtgaatttcaacaataggaaaaataatagatcttaatgttagttgtgacactgaagaggttgtgaatgtgtattcacaccaatatgacaggccacagtcttataattacgaacccgttaggccccccacgttcttttggtTGACAGCTGAAattcgctttttaaaaggctgatttatgggtccgcgttacaccaacgcagaccctagggcgtagggtacgcggcgatgcaccgaacgctgcgtgcgccgcgtaccctacaccgtatgctacgccgtcgattttacacggaaccataaatcagcctttattcactgcagcacccgcccgtgcgctcctgaaagaaactcagaaaataactccttaaaaacgggtgagtacttgtaatctgtctacgtttgtactttctaaaagaaagaaagaaaacaggcttattatcttcttttttttctgattaaatgcatccgaaatagccgggtatttttaaaaccgaatacttcccccccttcgtttatccacattacatcgttgttaaaaaaaaaaaaaccttccacacataaccgaagatctgctttttcgaccacattcataagcattccaaacctgtagatcatctggtcttccggcctccgggccgcctctgcggcgccgCTTCACCGGGAgcggcgtctccttctcgggtaACAAGCTtgagtccccccgtgtcccaccacggagcttccgcgttaaatcgacgcagccctacgccgtagggtacggcgtagggctgcgcctcgccgcgtaccctacggcgtaggctctgcatcggtgtaacgcagtaaacggctgtccagagcagagaccatttatttaataaatagcttggaggacagatggtggatcatctgtagttctgggtcgcacgttagacgccAGACTCAGAgaagatttgttgttgttttggagcataatgtgacgttcgaaaacgcaaaactgctctctgtctctgtctacacgcatctacataaactgagttttcaaaaatcttttgtttttttaaacattcgtttatttgcgttttcatgtggatgacaggtccaaacgtaggaaaatatgttcggtttagcagatacccggctacgtgtgtacggggtctgcacagtcagatggggcagctgtggagactgctccctggtgctgcgtcatatgacgctgtgttcgaaaaaaaaagcgtttgtacgagcttggctaaaatcagccactttttcctctgaatacgtgcccttatgtcttgtaaaacatattaaatcctacattaacttctcacatagtcattttcacataaggtcaggtatcatttttgaaaacattttaacctgcaatatgctctttaaaacGTTCAATTTTATtgtaatttaaaggggacctattatgaaaaacaagttctttcttgctttaacatatataaagtggtctcccctcagcctgccaactcagagaaggaggaaagcaaccaaattctgcagtgtctgtacagccgcccggatgagccatccagtgtgatgtggcttctacgagccgttcagattctgctcctgtcattACGTGACGATGGGcacgatttacataggttggcctccgatgcgtgaaaccacgcccacaactaactccgccggccggagcttccgccattttttcgtagcggtgtatcgcgtcattcaggcagccaatcagcacatgcctcattatcatagccccgcccactcagaatcccacatagataatgaggttagagactgggatgataaagacatggctcagaggctgaatttctaatttatttaccaaaaaccataaaaagcttgtttttaagacattcaaggcctgtttaaaataggtattagtttccataataggtcccctttaacatgaCTAAACAGAAATACCAGAAAGGTTTACTTACAGGTTGTGTCCACAGACTTTAGCTAGAACTCACCTGTCCACACCGATGGCAGTGAGTGTGAAAACTGACACATACACCGTCACTGGCTGGATGAGGTACACCAGGTAGCACATGAAGCGGCCAAACACCCAGCCGTGAGGGTTGAAGGCGTACGCCAGCGTGAAGGGGACACATGTGGCACACATCAGCATGTCAGAGAAAGCCAGGTTTCCGATGAAGAAGTTGGTGACATTGTGCATCTTGCGAGTGCGGCAGATGACATAGAGGAGCAGATAGTTGCCAAAGATgcccactagagccacaaacgTGTAGCAGGGGATGATGAGCAGCTTGAAggactgcagcagctccacacccACAAACTGAGGGAAGCGCTCAGAGGAGCTGTTCTGCAGCGCCACCTCATACACAGGACCTGTGTCATTGCCACTTATATTACACACTACACATGGAGGGGTGAGCTCGGCTGCCCAGCCGCTGCCTGCGCCCTCCATCCAGAAACAATGATGTCAACCTGAAAAGATGAAATTAAGATTACTATATAACACAGTTTGTGTAATAATAGCTAATGGGTTACATTAACCTTAATAGTCAGGCGCTACCCCTCGCAGCATATTTATGCACAAGCCTTTTGATTGATAGTTGACTATGGCTAATGACTAACTGTCATCACTTGCTTTGCACCATAATAacttgacttctgagctgtgaataaagacctaacagagcattattattattatttttaagatTATATGGCTTGTTCTTCTAAGAGATGGCTGCCGGTATCGGGCTGGCCTGGTAAGGTTGAGGTTGAACCTTAACAAAGCAGACTGAAGCAGCTGAACCCCCAGTTCAACGCAGCGTGTGAGGGCTAACCAGGGGATGCCAGCTGGACTACATCTTGCGCATCAGCTTCTTCTCTTGCAGTAACAGGGTCCTCTGATCGATCAACTTTTGTGCCAGATCATTTCAGGACCCGTGCGAGTTGACTAATCTGATCCCTAACCAATGATATCCAAAAGGAGTAATGCCAGAGCTGAAACGAGAGCTAGCAAAACGCCACTGGGTCCCACAGTTGGGGCAACAACTCGGCCCTGGATGGTAGGATTGTCAGGCGATTGCAACCATCCTCGAGTCCGCGAGTGATGGACCATAGTGACCGCAGGTCCCAGCAGGATCATGCTAGTCCTCATATCAGCTCTTGCAGTGctccttttcaatgtttttttgagATCAGAATGAATACATAGAAGAGGCggcggggcggcagtagctcaggtggtagagcgggtcatccaatgatcggaaggtcaggggttcgaatcccgctgtcccagtttgctgtcgtagtgtccttgggcaagacaccttacccaccttgccccgtgtgaatgtgtatgaatgttggtggtggtcggaggggccgtttggcgcgatatggcagccacgcttccgtcagtctgccccagggcagctgtggctacaaaatgtagcttaccaccaccagtgaggatgtgtatgaatgaataatgatctctgtaaagcactctgggtgccttgaagggcgctatataaatccaagtcattattattattattattatttttaagaaTGAATTAGGATCACGGTTGACGTAAACTAAGCCAGCCGGGCTAACTTCTGTTAACTGAACTGCGGTCCAATTGACTTCCAGACCTGTCTGTTCTAcccatttgcccattttttAATTCACTGTGGTTGGGAGCTGTTGGTTACAAACATTGTGCAGTGtagtaaaacaaaaagaaaactggcTTCAAAAGCACTCATGTGGATGATGTCACAGGGGGTTTATACAGTTATTTTAATACagttaatgataataatacacACAGTGAAATATAAGGCATTAATAATTTGCATAGAAGTTGGGTAAATGTGTGATAAACATATCTTTGTGCATATACATTTAAGATGATGGTGATATTAACATCGGAAAAATGTTCTATTTTCATGTATTCGTCTCGATAAACCAAGCATTTAGTTTCCATCATTATTCTAGTCTTTGTGTTAAAATGCTTCAAACATCTGTGTAGCTGAAAATGAAAATCACtctgaatgaaaaagaaaatgttcattAGAAAACTGGATAGTTTTCACTGGCAATATTTAGAAGCCGTGCAGATATGGGTTACTGCTGCAGTGTAATTCTGGCATCAGGTGGGCAGTCTGTCTTTGTTAGCCAGGTGCTGCTCAGATATTTTAATAGTCCAACACAAAAGTTGACTATTGAAGAAAATACTGCATGTGTGACTCAGATCTGCTCTGGATCACCATCTATCCTCACACCTTGTTGTCTTTATTCACACAACTCAGGAGGTGTTAGCTCCAGGCGAGCTGCAGTATATATTAGTCTCAACTGAGAAACTTTGAAGGATATACCATCAAAGAAACTTACGACACATATTGTCAGGTTGGCGTGGAGTGCTACATACAGCGACACGTGAGTAAATCATGTATTTGGTGGATTTGCAGAAGAACCGATTAAAGTGGAGAAACCCACCAAGGAATTTTTTTGAATAACATTTATCCAACTACAGCATATGAATCCCTGGGACAAAGATGAATTAACCATTTCTTTGATGAAACTTAATCAAAAATAAGAAACTAAacgataataacaataataataataataataataataataataataataataataataataataataataataataataataataataataatattgcagAAAGACAAATATGAATATGTAAACCCCAAAAGTGCTGACATTTAAAAGGTGGCTCTGTATTACAAACTGTATTGCCCGTGAGTTgcatatttctttgtttttttttatcagttttttgagtgtatttacagtaaattgTTTCCTTTTGTCATCTTTATTCAATTTCCCCCCACCCATATTCTGATTTTACAGCACTAGGCTGCAGAAGCAGGTGGAACTCCTGCCACAATGTCATTTGGATTTACTGAAAGGTAAGTAGGCTAAACAAAGCAAAGTCTCGtttaatttgcagcgtttctcATCTACTCACCCATAACTGAGCCTAAAGGAAATGCAGATTTCTTCAGGAGCAACATGTGAAATTCAGCCACGTGATTTCAAGCTTCCAACTCCACTAAGAGAAACAGATATATTTTTTTGCGATTTACTAGTTTGTTTTAATATAGATTATACCTTCTGAACAAGCAGCAAAAAGAGAGAATGAAAGAAAATCAGCGTTAT
This genomic interval carries:
- the prlhr2a gene encoding prolactin releasing hormone receptor 2a, encoding MEGAGSGWAAELTPPCVVCNISGNDTGPVYEVALQNSSSERFPQFVGVELLQSFKLLIIPCYTFVALVGIFGNYLLLYVICRTRKMHNVTNFFIGNLAFSDMLMCATCVPFTLAYAFNPHGWVFGRFMCYLVYLIQPVTVYVSVFTLTAIGVDRYYATVHPLKKRISVLACTYLLSGIWLLSCGLVAPAVAHTYHVEFKKEGFIICEEFWMGQERERLVYAYSTLLITYVLPLSALCISYLCISVKLRSCVIPGHHTQSQAEAQRMRKRKTFRLVSLVVAAFGICWMPINVFNILRDIDIDLIDKRYFLLIQLLCHLCAMSSSCCNPFLYAWLHDRFRAELRKMFTCRRRIGIAANNCPTASVVL